One genomic region from Candidatus Palauibacter polyketidifaciens encodes:
- a CDS encoding DUF4143 domain-containing protein has protein sequence MFERSLILPSAGTETFFLWGPRQAGKSTLLRQRYPDGRWVDLLKSDEFRRYLTNPEFLRQEIEAEGAHRNRQIVIDEIQKVPALLDEVHWLMENRGVSFALCGSSATKVKRGAANLLGGRAIRYELLGITAAELGEDFDLTRLLNTGYLPRIYGAPRPVRLLDAYINDYLVQEVAAEGVVRQLPAFSRFLDAASLSDGEIVNLSNVAAECGVALRTVKNYFQVLVDMLLARWVPSYRARPKRRVIQAPKFYFADVGLVNRLARRGSLAPGSELYGKAFENWVCHELSAWLSYREFDGELSYWRLAGGTEVDFVVGDMQLAVEAKASPNIGPRHLRGLRSVVQDHPSIGHRVIVCLEARARRTSDGIEILPAEEFTRRLWQNLLI, from the coding sequence ATGTTCGAACGATCACTAATTCTGCCGAGCGCCGGCACGGAGACATTCTTCCTGTGGGGCCCGCGACAGGCCGGCAAGAGTACCCTCCTGCGGCAGCGCTATCCGGACGGCCGCTGGGTCGACCTGCTGAAGAGCGACGAGTTCCGCCGCTACCTGACGAACCCGGAGTTCCTGCGCCAGGAAATCGAAGCGGAGGGGGCTCACCGGAACCGTCAGATCGTCATCGATGAAATCCAGAAGGTGCCCGCGCTCCTGGACGAGGTCCACTGGCTCATGGAGAACCGGGGCGTCAGCTTCGCGCTGTGCGGATCGAGCGCGACCAAGGTGAAGCGGGGCGCCGCCAATCTCCTCGGGGGGCGGGCCATCCGCTACGAGTTGCTCGGGATCACCGCGGCCGAGCTCGGTGAAGACTTCGACCTGACCCGCTTGCTCAACACGGGCTACCTCCCCCGTATCTACGGGGCCCCCCGCCCCGTTCGCCTCCTGGACGCCTACATCAACGACTACCTCGTCCAGGAGGTCGCCGCGGAGGGAGTGGTCCGGCAACTCCCGGCCTTCTCACGCTTTCTGGACGCGGCTTCGTTGAGCGACGGAGAGATCGTCAACCTGTCGAACGTCGCCGCCGAGTGCGGCGTCGCGCTGCGGACGGTGAAGAATTACTTTCAGGTTCTGGTGGACATGCTTCTGGCTCGCTGGGTCCCGTCCTATCGCGCGCGCCCCAAGCGTCGGGTCATCCAGGCGCCGAAGTTCTATTTCGCGGATGTGGGGCTCGTGAACCGACTTGCGCGGCGTGGTTCCCTGGCGCCCGGCTCCGAGTTGTACGGAAAGGCCTTCGAGAACTGGGTGTGCCACGAACTGTCCGCCTGGCTCAGCTACCGGGAATTCGACGGTGAGCTCTCATACTGGCGGCTCGCGGGCGGGACCGAAGTGGACTTCGTGGTTGGCGACATGCAGCTGGCGGTCGAGGCCAAGGCGAGCCCGAATATCGGCCCGCGCCATCTCCGGGGACTCCGCAGCGTCGTCCAGGATCATCCCTCGATCGGGCACCGAGTCATCGTTTGTCTGGAAGCTCGCGCCCGGCGGACATCCGATGGTATCGAAATCCTGCCCGCCGAAGAGTTCACCCGGCGACTCTGGCAGAACCTTCTGATCTGA